A genomic segment from Kallotenue papyrolyticum encodes:
- the cas7d gene encoding type I-D CRISPR-associated protein Cas7/Csc2 — MSLLESLRATDGLFHTALPPKPAGKYVHFLLVRETESFPLFQTDGSLNVIRVRAGLRSEHQELITRLMIFKRKQSSPERLTGRELLRAEGIIADEGERLCEYNSAKFCKRCPDCVLYGYAIGDQGAEKSKVYVDTAYSITPYEISHKALSFNALYEHGTMTEQGTGQTRSSFGEQDHVVPQVFFPSIVTLRDPTYPAFLYVLGNLLRTERYGAQETRTGRVYNHLVGVVFANGEIFSNLRWTQAIYDRLPERDDLLNREAVLNAAQEAYGALIEDEPVVRPWEQLGAEAAALCAEVTALYRDAGRSRALLQALAEQTRAYAAQYGPDRKAKK; from the coding sequence ATGAGCCTGTTGGAAAGCCTGCGCGCCACCGATGGTCTGTTCCACACCGCCCTGCCGCCCAAGCCCGCGGGCAAGTACGTTCATTTCCTGCTGGTGCGCGAAACCGAGTCGTTTCCGCTGTTTCAGACCGACGGCAGCCTGAACGTGATCCGCGTGCGTGCCGGGCTGCGGAGCGAGCACCAGGAGCTGATCACGCGCTTGATGATCTTCAAGCGCAAACAGTCCTCGCCGGAGCGGTTGACCGGTCGCGAGCTGCTGCGTGCCGAGGGGATCATCGCCGACGAGGGCGAGCGCCTCTGCGAGTACAACAGCGCCAAGTTTTGCAAGCGCTGCCCCGACTGCGTGCTCTATGGCTATGCCATCGGCGACCAGGGCGCCGAGAAGTCCAAGGTGTACGTGGACACGGCCTATTCCATCACGCCCTACGAGATCTCGCACAAGGCGCTGTCGTTCAACGCGCTCTACGAGCACGGCACCATGACCGAGCAGGGCACCGGCCAGACGCGCAGCAGCTTCGGCGAGCAGGATCATGTTGTGCCACAGGTCTTCTTTCCCAGCATCGTGACGCTGCGCGACCCGACCTACCCGGCGTTTCTGTATGTGTTGGGCAATCTGCTGCGCACCGAGCGCTACGGTGCGCAGGAGACGCGCACCGGACGGGTGTACAACCACCTGGTGGGCGTGGTCTTCGCCAACGGTGAGATCTTCAGCAATCTGCGTTGGACGCAGGCGATCTACGACCGGTTGCCTGAGCGCGATGACCTGCTGAACCGCGAAGCGGTGCTGAACGCGGCGCAGGAGGCCTACGGCGCGTTGATCGAGGACGAGCCGGTGGTGCGGCCCTGGGAGCAGCTTGGTGCCGAGGCGGCAGCGCTGTGCGCCGAGGTGACGGCGCTCTACCGTGATGCCGGGCGTAGTCGGGCGCTGTTGCAGGCGCTGGCCGAGCAGACGCGCGCCTATGCCGCGCAGTATGGACCGGACCGCAAGGCCAAGAAATAG
- the cas6 gene encoding CRISPR system precrRNA processing endoribonuclease RAMP protein Cas6 yields the protein MKPAYDLLAVVLQLQGEPGARPVLPLGHQAQALILNLVRRVDARLAEALHANAPVKPLTVTVLPTRARADVIELRLSFGGAALFFPLMTALTAAPPRLQVGKNVMTLLGAVHAPERHPWAGYTSFAALAAAAHPSQTATLAFATPTAFGQGERSNGRPRLGLLPTPEAVFGSLARRWNEWAPAELQLPPAQVEAAISETVVSRYRLASEMLMLGKAPQKGFVGQVSYELPADVALARLLSLLADAAFYLGVGMKTARGMGLCRRLAED from the coding sequence ATGAAACCGGCGTATGATCTGCTGGCGGTGGTGTTGCAGCTGCAGGGCGAGCCCGGCGCGCGTCCGGTGTTGCCGCTGGGGCACCAGGCGCAGGCGCTGATCCTCAACCTGGTGCGGCGCGTCGATGCGCGTTTGGCGGAAGCGCTGCACGCCAATGCGCCGGTCAAGCCCCTGACGGTGACAGTGCTGCCCACGCGGGCGCGCGCCGACGTGATCGAGCTGCGTCTGAGCTTTGGCGGCGCTGCGCTCTTCTTTCCGCTGATGACGGCATTGACGGCAGCGCCACCGCGTCTGCAGGTGGGCAAGAACGTGATGACGCTGCTCGGTGCGGTGCACGCGCCGGAGCGACACCCGTGGGCCGGCTACACATCGTTTGCGGCACTGGCGGCGGCGGCGCACCCCAGCCAGACGGCGACGCTGGCCTTTGCCACGCCTACCGCCTTCGGCCAGGGCGAGCGCAGCAATGGTCGTCCGCGGCTGGGACTGCTCCCCACGCCCGAGGCGGTGTTCGGCAGCCTAGCGCGGCGCTGGAACGAGTGGGCGCCGGCGGAGCTGCAGTTGCCGCCCGCGCAGGTGGAGGCGGCCATCAGCGAGACGGTGGTCAGCCGCTACCGGCTGGCCTCCGAGATGCTCATGCTGGGCAAAGCGCCGCAGAAGGGCTTTGTCGGCCAGGTAAGCTACGAGCTGCCCGCCGACGTGGCGCTGGCGCGGCTGCTCAGCCTGCTGGCCGACGCAGCCTTCTACCTGGGCGTGGGCATGAAGACGGCGCGCGGCATGGGCTTGTGCCGCCGCCTGGCGGAGGACTGA
- the cas10d gene encoding type I-D CRISPR-associated protein Cas10d/Csc3: MSDYGEEYLTIHHTLLRRAVAERPAVLRDFVEQLAPRLLLRFSSVPALGGSGQPPARDPELPASALEHTPETWQRFAQGHDQSLAAHLFNGIFAGARIAERLPSDKALTEEEWRVWILGFIVHDYTKVYGIQIAPQHLDDIRALIRRLGRDLRFDAFLAAWERYLDDIVFIAQNTQKVQGANLDWSAYLNLGLHPRRLLKLRHLASFADVLVHIAHPADVGGRDSRGRDTAQNLRSTLGMLFGLEGAPRLAYHQLTEVRGLLSNLINNALLRALEAQGYEPFLFFPDGVVYLAPQHAGAELDHAALLEELWQRVGLALAGVGAPDAEPGDDTAAESEEGDGGGLRITRTKDYLKVPPVLYELLTPAQLLAAGRRAALAIRNALAAERLGAEEAEARGLALAGLSGKEKKAQLAVLGQERAQREGLPTDVRVDQLAEFLGFVWRRLLQEWWPKAEWTTRLLLETLELQTITPAQATAQRGGTPSGWFYVAARYLQQHPLDPAQLEALMEQIGERVLAELEALGQRPPQQERFSAAFRDYVAGVVVLDGRMLAADDALQQRFAREWRHYVTRKAANKLLCSICSSPYEAQNQDKSEVLFKPQQYSNKGRLDSATVVRGICPICALEMMLRQVQQGLAAGRAQDQKPITLYLYPTYFFTPETAQVARDFVGQLRDLPLPDLIRYLDRHGFELETLARYPNFLAPADEAFTPRTVQRPAYSEEDLATLFFFSLRAPMSGPTDTDAWIMPTFYALALPLLLDVKVVATESFVPIYSSGAEFRETAVLDAPHGFVRYIVPRPALRVDEIAPQLWRLLRLYQLHLDAYSRSTRTWDDLRWGMFNGLLKDLVTDPLAVFSAYERKQRQAQGEQEGARRSRAQSGARDGIAPFEVQRYLAIYQAVVAGRRDDPMDMIRRLVDGYAAFYRAGSLKSAYGVVRPLATAIAVTVESDPATAPDDLLLLIAGALNDDMERVRGNQAEGYDPIARDTSLGSYPERLALSRQKIEEFARLFRDEVFLGYCRGDRGLLRERANRLRSAARFAYLSTYAYTHRETSDVADEADAASAELA, translated from the coding sequence ATGTCCGACTATGGCGAAGAGTATCTGACGATCCACCATACGCTGTTGCGCCGCGCCGTGGCCGAACGGCCTGCCGTGCTGCGCGATTTCGTCGAGCAGCTCGCGCCGCGCCTGTTGCTGCGCTTCAGCAGCGTGCCGGCGCTGGGCGGCTCCGGACAGCCCCCGGCGCGCGACCCGGAGCTGCCCGCCAGCGCGCTGGAGCACACGCCGGAGACGTGGCAGCGCTTCGCGCAGGGCCACGACCAGAGTCTGGCGGCGCACCTGTTCAACGGCATCTTCGCCGGCGCGCGCATCGCTGAGCGCCTGCCGTCTGACAAAGCGCTCACCGAAGAGGAATGGCGCGTCTGGATCCTGGGCTTCATCGTCCACGACTACACCAAGGTATACGGCATTCAGATCGCGCCGCAGCATCTGGACGATATTCGCGCGCTGATCCGGCGGCTGGGCCGCGACCTGCGCTTCGACGCGTTTCTGGCAGCGTGGGAACGCTACCTGGACGATATTGTGTTCATCGCGCAGAATACGCAGAAGGTCCAGGGCGCTAACCTGGACTGGAGCGCCTACCTCAACCTGGGCCTGCATCCGCGGCGGCTGCTGAAGCTGCGCCATTTGGCCTCCTTCGCCGACGTGCTGGTGCACATCGCCCATCCTGCCGACGTCGGTGGACGCGACAGCCGCGGACGCGACACTGCCCAAAACCTGCGCAGCACGCTGGGCATGCTCTTCGGTCTGGAGGGCGCGCCGCGGCTGGCCTACCACCAGCTCACCGAGGTGCGCGGCCTGCTCTCGAACCTGATCAACAATGCGCTGCTGCGCGCGCTGGAGGCGCAGGGCTACGAGCCGTTTCTGTTCTTCCCCGACGGCGTGGTGTACCTGGCGCCGCAGCATGCCGGTGCCGAGCTGGATCACGCCGCGCTGCTGGAGGAGCTGTGGCAGCGCGTGGGGCTGGCGCTGGCCGGCGTGGGTGCGCCCGACGCCGAGCCGGGTGACGACACAGCCGCCGAGAGCGAGGAGGGCGACGGCGGCGGCCTGCGCATCACGCGCACCAAGGACTACCTCAAAGTGCCGCCGGTGCTCTACGAGCTGCTAACGCCGGCGCAACTGCTGGCGGCGGGACGGCGCGCGGCACTGGCGATCCGCAACGCGCTGGCCGCCGAACGTCTGGGCGCGGAAGAGGCCGAAGCGCGCGGCCTGGCGCTGGCCGGGCTGTCGGGCAAGGAGAAAAAAGCGCAGCTGGCGGTGCTGGGCCAGGAACGTGCGCAGCGCGAAGGGCTGCCCACCGATGTGCGCGTGGATCAACTGGCCGAGTTTCTGGGCTTTGTGTGGCGGCGCCTGCTGCAGGAATGGTGGCCCAAGGCCGAGTGGACCACGCGCCTGCTGCTGGAGACGCTGGAGCTGCAGACGATCACCCCCGCGCAGGCCACCGCCCAGCGCGGCGGCACGCCCAGCGGCTGGTTCTACGTCGCTGCGCGCTACCTGCAACAGCACCCGCTCGATCCGGCGCAGCTCGAAGCGCTAATGGAGCAGATCGGAGAGCGCGTGCTGGCCGAGCTGGAGGCGTTGGGGCAACGCCCGCCGCAGCAGGAGCGCTTCAGCGCCGCGTTTCGCGACTATGTAGCCGGTGTCGTTGTGCTGGATGGGCGCATGCTGGCGGCGGACGACGCGCTCCAGCAGCGCTTCGCGCGGGAGTGGCGGCACTACGTGACGCGTAAAGCGGCCAACAAGCTGCTGTGTTCGATCTGTTCGTCGCCCTACGAGGCGCAGAACCAGGACAAAAGCGAGGTGCTCTTCAAGCCGCAGCAGTACAGCAACAAAGGCCGGCTGGACTCTGCCACGGTGGTGCGCGGCATCTGCCCGATCTGTGCCCTGGAGATGATGCTGCGCCAGGTGCAGCAGGGTCTGGCCGCGGGCAGAGCCCAGGATCAGAAGCCGATCACGCTCTACCTCTACCCGACCTACTTCTTCACCCCCGAAACGGCGCAGGTGGCGCGCGATTTTGTGGGGCAGCTCCGCGATCTGCCGCTGCCCGACCTGATCCGCTATCTGGATCGCCATGGCTTCGAGCTGGAGACGCTGGCGCGCTACCCCAACTTCCTCGCGCCGGCGGATGAGGCGTTCACGCCGCGCACCGTGCAGCGCCCGGCCTACAGCGAAGAGGATCTGGCTACGCTGTTCTTCTTCTCGCTGCGCGCGCCGATGAGCGGCCCAACCGATACCGATGCTTGGATCATGCCGACCTTCTACGCGCTGGCGCTGCCGCTGCTGCTGGATGTCAAAGTGGTGGCGACCGAGTCGTTCGTGCCGATCTACAGCAGCGGCGCCGAGTTCCGCGAGACAGCGGTGCTGGACGCGCCGCACGGCTTTGTGCGCTACATCGTGCCGCGTCCGGCGCTGCGCGTGGATGAGATCGCCCCACAGCTCTGGCGGCTGCTGCGTCTCTACCAGCTCCACCTGGATGCCTACAGCCGCAGCACGCGCACCTGGGACGACCTGCGTTGGGGCATGTTCAACGGCCTGCTCAAGGATCTGGTCACCGATCCGCTGGCGGTGTTCAGCGCCTATGAGCGCAAGCAGCGCCAGGCGCAGGGCGAGCAGGAGGGTGCGCGCCGTTCCAGGGCGCAGAGCGGCGCGCGCGATGGTATTGCTCCTTTTGAGGTTCAACGCTATCTGGCGATCTACCAGGCGGTAGTCGCCGGCAGGAGGGACGACCCAATGGACATGATTCGTCGTCTGGTGGATGGCTATGCCGCGTTTTACCGCGCCGGCAGTCTGAAATCGGCCTATGGCGTGGTGCGGCCCCTGGCAACCGCGATCGCGGTGACGGTGGAGAGCGATCCGGCCACGGCGCCCGATGATCTGCTGCTGCTGATCGCCGGCGCGCTCAACGATGACATGGAGCGTGTGCGCGGCAATCAGGCTGAGGGCTATGATCCGATCGCCCGCGATACCTCGTTGGGGAGCTATCCGGAACGCCTGGCGCTGTCGCGACAGAAGATCGAGGAGTTCGCGCGGCTGTTCCGCGATGAGGTCTTTCTGGGCTACTGTCGCGGCGACCGCGGCCTGCTGCGCGAGCGCGCCAACCGGTTGCGCTCGGCGGCCCGCTTTGCCTATCTGTCCACCTACGCCTATACCCACCGCGAGACGAGTGACGTGGCAGACGAAGCCGACGCGGCCAGCGCCGAGCTGGCCTGA
- the cas5d gene encoding type I-D CRISPR-associated protein Cas5/Csc1, with the protein MHLLRCTITLHDSVYYATRELGTLYETGQYLHNYALSYALFNDSHLQVAYFCDSYQPGYAEDLARLNAAQIYVTPALPLQVDLLLATWKIGQVSYYRRTEQFGGRNYPANIGRAKELAPGSVFVCYVISAAALRLPRWIRLGKWHSKAEVTVEALPVEQRTGPFVAAAPLNPLDLLPGVAQVFDIVSMPPNSLITHAQCVGAHYVVGAGGLPVEMRYRVPELPTVARRARRQA; encoded by the coding sequence ATGCATTTGCTGCGCTGTACGATCACGCTGCACGACAGCGTGTACTACGCCACGCGCGAGCTGGGCACGCTCTACGAAACTGGGCAGTACCTGCACAACTATGCCCTGTCGTACGCGCTGTTCAACGACAGCCATCTGCAGGTCGCCTACTTCTGCGACAGCTATCAGCCCGGCTATGCCGAGGATCTGGCACGGCTCAACGCGGCGCAGATCTACGTCACGCCGGCGCTGCCGCTGCAGGTCGATCTGCTGCTGGCCACTTGGAAGATCGGCCAGGTAAGCTACTACCGCCGCACGGAACAGTTTGGCGGGCGTAACTACCCGGCCAACATCGGCCGTGCCAAGGAGCTGGCGCCCGGTTCGGTCTTTGTCTGCTACGTGATCAGCGCGGCGGCCCTGCGTCTACCGCGCTGGATTCGCTTGGGCAAGTGGCACAGCAAGGCCGAGGTGACGGTCGAGGCGCTGCCGGTGGAGCAACGCACTGGCCCGTTCGTAGCAGCGGCGCCGCTCAATCCGCTCGATCTGCTGCCGGGCGTGGCGCAGGTCTTCGATATTGTCTCGATGCCACCCAACAGCCTGATCACCCACGCGCAGTGCGTGGGCGCGCACTATGTGGTGGGCGCGGGCGGGCTGCCGGTGGAGATGCGCTACCGGGTGCCGGAGCTGCCGACGGTGGCGCGCCGCGCACGGAGGCAGGCATGA
- the cas3 gene encoding type I-D CRISPR-associated helicase Cas3', translating into MHLHILPVFSRLADPGAIPASIAERLPSGLALSQHQWATYQALTASDADVVINTALTGDGKSLAVYLPTLLDAERGAFGMYPTNELARDQQRQVEHYVRDFGAELRYTDLWGGKLARLLAQHESFARRAELLAALLSDYRVVLTNPDIFHLMINYRYRSPILSLQELMATLQANFTDFIFDEFHVFQAPQITAAVTGLLALRTLARPHSAYRPRFVFLSATPGSALGRMLHATGLRVAEIGGDYVSASRPGYRQVLHALSLHLHQRALEESAEAWIARHLDLIRAHFAEVPNARGAIIVTSVVEARRIVRLLRERLPQLRIGENTGLTDEARRRAAMAEAELIVGTSTIDVGVDFHISLLIFEAGDAGTFWQRLGRLGRVRRDGSCYARYEAHALFSGTTPWIYEQLIRALQEQGLEDGAAVERPTTLRAAVEAAFPQATAFERYQRRWGALQAAHIIATLEQPQLGGAYAEAAARLRQQYQQTFGLRSITSVLGRYRRLVHGANQTNSTACRAILDQILTFRGSSPFQVAVWDRSVEPPALLSYDALALAQSSQLQLADWAVVEQELERRLPDAAERDALLAQWAYLLQYEDHPLVLLVEQFLEERERLVLQLDRFDSRTQCDQVLLLSGLSIKQPCSLPIQRLNAVLRRQRVVVYVTRREAAELRRRLRLPALFPLYRAEDNRDRAYTLALGQAALLLEAEALVLRSRDEEDAPLIY; encoded by the coding sequence ATGCATCTGCATATTCTCCCGGTCTTTTCGCGGCTGGCCGATCCGGGCGCCATACCCGCCTCGATCGCCGAGCGACTGCCGTCGGGCCTGGCGCTGTCGCAGCACCAGTGGGCAACCTACCAGGCCCTGACCGCTTCGGACGCTGATGTGGTGATCAACACGGCGCTGACCGGCGACGGCAAGAGTCTGGCGGTCTATCTACCGACGCTGCTGGATGCCGAGCGCGGCGCGTTCGGTATGTATCCTACCAACGAACTGGCGCGCGATCAGCAACGGCAGGTTGAGCACTACGTGCGTGATTTTGGCGCAGAGCTGCGCTACACCGACCTGTGGGGCGGCAAGCTGGCACGGTTGCTGGCGCAGCACGAGAGCTTTGCCCGTCGCGCCGAGCTACTGGCGGCGCTGCTGAGCGACTACCGCGTGGTGCTGACTAATCCCGACATCTTCCATCTGATGATCAACTACCGCTACCGCTCGCCGATCCTGTCGCTGCAGGAGCTGATGGCCACCTTGCAAGCCAACTTCACGGATTTCATCTTTGATGAGTTTCATGTCTTCCAGGCACCGCAGATCACGGCGGCGGTGACGGGGCTGTTGGCGCTGCGCACGTTGGCGCGGCCGCACAGTGCCTATCGTCCGCGCTTTGTGTTTCTGTCGGCGACGCCGGGCAGTGCCCTGGGCCGCATGCTCCACGCGACTGGATTGCGCGTGGCCGAGATCGGCGGCGACTACGTCAGTGCGTCGAGGCCGGGCTATCGCCAGGTGCTGCACGCGCTGAGCCTGCACCTGCATCAGCGCGCGCTGGAAGAGAGCGCGGAAGCTTGGATCGCGCGTCATCTCGACCTGATCCGCGCGCACTTCGCCGAGGTGCCCAACGCGCGCGGCGCGATCATCGTCACCAGCGTGGTGGAGGCGCGCCGCATTGTGCGTCTGCTGCGCGAGCGCCTGCCACAGCTGCGCATCGGCGAGAACACGGGCCTGACCGATGAGGCGCGGCGCCGGGCGGCGATGGCCGAGGCTGAGCTGATCGTCGGTACCTCGACGATCGATGTGGGCGTGGATTTCCACATTAGCCTGCTGATTTTCGAAGCCGGCGATGCCGGTACGTTCTGGCAGCGGCTGGGGCGCTTGGGCCGCGTGCGGCGCGACGGCTCGTGCTACGCGCGCTACGAGGCACATGCCCTCTTCAGCGGCACCACACCCTGGATCTACGAGCAGCTCATCCGCGCGCTCCAGGAGCAGGGCCTGGAGGATGGCGCGGCGGTGGAGCGGCCCACAACACTGCGCGCGGCGGTGGAGGCGGCCTTTCCGCAGGCGACCGCGTTTGAGCGCTACCAGCGGCGTTGGGGCGCGTTGCAGGCGGCGCACATCATCGCTACGCTGGAGCAGCCGCAGCTGGGCGGCGCCTACGCCGAAGCGGCAGCGCGGCTGCGCCAGCAGTACCAGCAGACCTTTGGGCTGCGCAGCATCACCAGCGTGCTGGGGCGCTACCGCCGGCTGGTGCATGGCGCGAACCAGACCAACAGCACCGCCTGCCGCGCGATCCTGGATCAAATTCTGACCTTCCGCGGCTCGTCGCCGTTTCAGGTGGCGGTCTGGGATCGCAGCGTGGAGCCGCCAGCGCTGCTGAGCTATGACGCGCTGGCACTGGCGCAGAGCAGCCAGTTGCAACTGGCCGACTGGGCGGTGGTTGAGCAGGAGCTGGAGCGGCGCCTGCCGGACGCGGCGGAGCGCGACGCGTTGCTGGCGCAGTGGGCCTACCTGCTGCAGTACGAGGATCACCCGCTGGTGCTGCTGGTGGAGCAGTTCCTGGAAGAGCGCGAACGCCTGGTGCTGCAGCTCGACCGTTTCGATTCGCGCACGCAGTGCGACCAGGTGCTGCTGCTGAGCGGCCTGTCGATCAAGCAACCCTGCAGCCTGCCGATCCAACGGCTCAACGCGGTACTGCGCCGGCAGCGCGTGGTGGTCTATGTCACGCGCCGCGAGGCTGCCGAGCTGCGTCGGCGTCTGCGACTGCCGGCCTTGTTTCCGCTCTACCGTGCCGAGGACAACCGTGATCGCGCCTACACCCTGGCGCTGGGCCAGGCCGCGCTGCTGCTGGAGGCCGAAGCGTTGGTGCTGCGCAGCCGGGACGAGGAAGACGCGCCGTTGATCTACTGA
- a CDS encoding helix-turn-helix transcriptional regulator: protein MFPPDDLEVLPTRSARRYVALIAALRDGPLPRAELLKRLELFYPRGDSGRRMLDRDVATLAELGICIWRSRDRPPVYTLRGGVPAWSDDELDLLALIRDSFGPRHPQAERMRALLARLVADLTPAQRRRYERHPALRMALQPAIDYAPYRERIDRLQSAINAGRRLWLRYRNTAGDVVVHEQIEPHAIEYYERHFYLVAYSLRSGAFHDFRIDRILDLRELEHLPPLDRRERPLITFRYRLSATLAGSGVSQRFEEQRILQYEADGAVVIEARARSEFWVIQTLLRYRAHAELLWPPELRARMIAEITLLAERYGLGLAPPSEEPPS from the coding sequence ATGTTCCCGCCCGATGACCTGGAAGTTCTGCCCACGCGCAGTGCGCGGCGCTACGTTGCGCTGATCGCTGCCCTACGCGACGGCCCGTTGCCGCGCGCCGAACTGCTCAAGCGCCTGGAGCTGTTCTACCCCCGTGGCGACAGCGGTCGGCGCATGCTCGATCGCGATGTAGCGACGCTGGCGGAGCTCGGCATCTGCATCTGGCGCAGCAGGGATCGTCCGCCGGTGTACACGCTGCGCGGCGGCGTGCCGGCCTGGAGCGATGACGAACTGGACTTGCTGGCGCTGATCCGCGACAGCTTCGGCCCGCGGCACCCGCAGGCCGAGCGCATGCGCGCCCTGCTGGCGCGGCTGGTCGCCGATCTGACGCCCGCCCAGCGCCGGCGCTACGAGCGCCATCCGGCGTTGCGCATGGCGCTTCAGCCGGCGATCGACTACGCGCCCTACCGCGAGCGCATCGACCGGTTGCAGAGCGCGATCAACGCCGGCCGACGGCTGTGGTTGCGCTACCGCAACACCGCAGGAGACGTCGTGGTGCACGAGCAGATCGAGCCGCACGCGATCGAGTACTACGAGCGTCATTTCTACCTGGTCGCCTACTCGCTGCGCAGCGGCGCGTTCCATGATTTTCGCATCGATCGTATCCTGGATCTGCGCGAGTTGGAGCATCTGCCCCCGCTCGATCGGCGCGAGCGACCGCTGATCACCTTTCGCTACCGGTTGTCGGCGACGTTGGCGGGTAGCGGCGTCAGCCAGCGCTTCGAGGAGCAGCGTATCCTGCAGTATGAAGCCGACGGCGCCGTGGTGATCGAAGCGCGCGCGCGCAGCGAGTTTTGGGTGATCCAGACGCTGCTGCGCTACCGCGCGCATGCCGAACTGCTCTGGCCGCCTGAGCTGCGCGCGCGCATGATTGCCGAGATCACATTGCTGGCCGAGCGCTATGGCCTCGGTCTCGCGCCGCCCTCCGAAGAGCCACCCTCTTAA
- a CDS encoding NAD(P)-dependent oxidoreductase, with the protein MRHVALLGLGLMGSGMAHNLLKAGYELTVYNRTRARAEPLAQAGAQVADTPRAAAQQAEVVISMVADDRASRAVWLGEDGALAGAPAGAILIESSTLSSAWVRELAHLAAERGCALLDAPVRGSRDQAAAGELNFLVGGDAALLERVRPVLEAMGRRIDYLGPTGSGAIMKLINNQLAGVQVAALAEALAVAERAGLDLRQVVTLLINGAPGSPIVKGKAAPIAARDYRTNFALRWMHKDLSYALEEAVQHNIALPTVAAAREIYRLAIAQGHADQDFCAVAEVLRPPAD; encoded by the coding sequence ATGCGACACGTTGCCCTGCTGGGACTGGGCCTGATGGGCAGCGGCATGGCCCACAATCTGCTCAAGGCCGGATACGAGCTGACGGTCTATAACCGCACCCGTGCCAGGGCAGAGCCACTGGCCCAGGCCGGCGCGCAGGTGGCCGACACGCCCCGCGCGGCAGCGCAGCAGGCCGAGGTGGTGATCAGCATGGTCGCCGACGACCGGGCCTCGCGCGCGGTCTGGCTGGGCGAGGACGGCGCACTGGCGGGCGCGCCGGCGGGCGCGATCCTGATCGAATCGAGCACGCTGAGCAGCGCCTGGGTACGTGAGCTGGCTCACCTGGCGGCGGAGCGCGGCTGTGCCCTGCTCGACGCGCCGGTGCGCGGCAGTCGTGATCAGGCTGCAGCGGGCGAGCTCAACTTTCTAGTCGGCGGCGACGCCGCGCTGCTGGAACGCGTTCGTCCCGTGCTGGAGGCCATGGGCCGGCGCATCGACTACCTCGGCCCGACCGGCAGCGGCGCGATCATGAAGCTGATCAACAACCAGCTCGCCGGCGTGCAGGTCGCAGCGTTGGCCGAAGCGCTGGCCGTTGCCGAACGCGCTGGCCTGGATCTGCGCCAGGTCGTCACGCTGCTGATCAACGGCGCGCCCGGCAGCCCGATCGTCAAGGGCAAAGCCGCGCCGATCGCCGCGCGCGACTACCGCACCAACTTTGCCCTGCGCTGGATGCACAAGGATCTGAGCTACGCGCTGGAGGAGGCCGTGCAACACAACATCGCGCTGCCCACCGTTGCCGCGGCGCGCGAGATCTATCGCCTGGCGATAGCGCAGGGCCATGCCGACCAGGACTTCTGCGCCGTCGCCGAGGTGCTGCGCCCACCCGCCGACTGA
- the cas4 gene encoding CRISPR-associated protein Cas4 — protein sequence MHAREPIPLAMLNALAYCPRRFVYEHVQGEMLLNEHVVEGALLHAGIDLGGTVWEGERVQQRRVYVWSERLGLVGFCDLVETQTGAIYPVEYKKGRPRRWFNDHAQLCAQALCLEERLGITIPRGAIFYFAARRREVVEFTATLRAEVEALVAQAHALALAGRLPPPIEQRARCRECSLEPLCLPDEVEQLAQEHAIPAWEESEL from the coding sequence ATGCACGCGCGCGAGCCGATTCCCCTGGCGATGCTCAATGCGCTGGCCTACTGTCCGCGCCGCTTCGTGTACGAGCACGTGCAGGGCGAGATGCTGCTCAATGAGCACGTGGTGGAGGGCGCACTGCTACATGCCGGGATCGATCTGGGCGGAACCGTCTGGGAGGGCGAGCGCGTGCAGCAGCGGCGCGTCTATGTTTGGAGCGAGCGATTGGGGCTGGTGGGCTTCTGCGACCTGGTCGAAACGCAGACAGGGGCGATCTACCCAGTCGAGTACAAAAAAGGGCGCCCCCGGCGCTGGTTCAACGATCACGCGCAGCTCTGTGCCCAGGCGTTGTGTCTGGAGGAGCGCTTGGGGATCACCATTCCGCGTGGAGCCATCTTCTACTTCGCGGCGCGCCGTCGCGAGGTCGTTGAGTTTACGGCGACGTTGCGCGCTGAGGTGGAGGCGCTGGTGGCGCAGGCACATGCACTGGCACTGGCGGGACGCCTGCCGCCGCCGATCGAGCAGCGGGCGCGCTGCCGCGAGTGTTCGCTGGAGCCGCTGTGCCTGCCGGACGAGGTGGAGCAGCTCGCGCAGGAGCACGCGATCCCCGCCTGGGAGGAGAGCGAGCTATGA